A window from Chitinophaga filiformis encodes these proteins:
- a CDS encoding META domain-containing protein has protein sequence MVRLTAMLLVLLANTCNQQKAVKQQIGSIQDKRWSLVNMNGTIQEKSPIWLEFDTAAHRFSGNGGCNKVAGEYQLDGNEITFGKVISTRMACIDAQANERESAFLRMLSDRTYTIKFEERQLQFRDSGRIAMLFDGFKKAAVTK, from the coding sequence ATGGTCAGATTAACAGCTATGCTCCTTGTACTGCTTGCCAATACCTGTAACCAGCAAAAGGCGGTGAAACAACAGATTGGCAGTATCCAGGATAAAAGATGGAGCCTCGTCAACATGAACGGGACTATCCAGGAAAAATCACCGATATGGCTGGAGTTTGATACAGCTGCACATCGCTTCAGTGGTAACGGAGGCTGTAATAAAGTAGCCGGTGAATATCAGCTGGATGGCAACGAGATCACTTTCGGAAAAGTAATAAGCACACGTATGGCTTGTATTGATGCACAGGCCAATGAAAGGGAAAGCGCTTTCCTGCGTATGCTTAGTGACAGGACTTACACGATTAAGTTTGAAGAGCGGCAATTGCAGTTCCGCGACAGCGGAAGGATTGCCATGTTGTTTGATGGATTTAAAAAAGCAGCAGTTACAAAATAA
- a CDS encoding patatin-like phospholipase family protein — protein MKVKSLLVRIFYSFPIQLFLLHFRKYQVLLVFWAILFSTINGEFAKLFGGDALFLAPEYLGNVNFYSTSILGLATGLFAMSWNITTFILHTGRFKFLATTSQPFFKYCLNNSIFPIAFMLNLLFRGWEYQRYQQLSSVPEILLLTEGFICGYLFIVFFSFFYFFNADKNIGRRLERKFGNPRNFLRLVLKPTQEKDENALPVHNYFNSPWKIRRARNVDHYNKHYLDSILKQHHFAAMITVGCALIFLVVLAFLMDYPVFRIPAGASVMIFFAFLIGVAGAYAYLLQSWAIPMVLVMLFGLNWLVTHDLIDNRNKAYGLDYGERKARPEYSVTALQQFFTWERAEQDKQQTLKILENWKAKYKGPGKPKMVIINFSGGGLRAATWSMNVLQRLDLMMKGQLMNNTFLMTGASGGMMGASYFRALYMEKQKGRPVNIQDSAYTERISRDLLNCVFTSLAVNDFITPFRSFKIGDNRYAKDRGFAFELQLNSNTGNALSGTINDYREPEQKAQIPMLIWNATINADGRRLIISPQPVSYLCAPEYSPEIRNVRDVDGVDFTQYFASQGAADLRITSAIRMCATFPYVLPNVFLPSRPIVDVMDAGIRDNFGQESSMRFLHTFRNWVNDNTDGIVYIQVRDTRKNDIKSIKQSMKLNDMMFDPLFTMQAHWSAMQDFVQDNELTYLEGYFPGKFHRVIFQYVPQKEDKAAALSWHLTSREKIDIAGALDNPTNQASFDSVMNIVGRPMLTEGTH, from the coding sequence ATGAAAGTGAAATCTTTGTTGGTCAGGATCTTTTACTCGTTCCCTATACAACTGTTCTTGCTTCATTTCCGCAAGTACCAGGTGTTGCTGGTGTTCTGGGCTATACTTTTCAGCACTATAAATGGGGAATTTGCCAAGTTATTTGGTGGCGACGCTTTGTTTCTGGCGCCAGAGTACCTGGGCAATGTGAATTTTTACAGTACATCCATCCTGGGCCTGGCCACCGGCTTGTTTGCCATGAGCTGGAACATCACGACTTTCATTCTTCACACCGGCCGTTTTAAATTTCTTGCAACCACATCCCAGCCTTTTTTTAAATACTGCCTGAACAACTCTATTTTTCCCATTGCCTTCATGCTGAACCTGCTTTTTCGCGGCTGGGAATACCAGCGCTACCAGCAATTGAGTTCAGTGCCGGAAATATTGTTGCTGACGGAAGGGTTTATATGCGGATATCTCTTCATCGTCTTCTTCAGTTTCTTCTACTTTTTTAACGCAGACAAAAATATTGGCCGCAGGCTGGAAAGGAAATTTGGCAATCCCCGTAATTTCCTGCGCCTCGTATTGAAACCAACACAGGAGAAAGACGAAAATGCATTGCCTGTACATAATTATTTCAACTCTCCCTGGAAAATCCGCCGGGCCAGGAATGTAGACCACTACAACAAGCATTATCTGGATAGCATCCTGAAACAGCACCATTTTGCAGCGATGATCACCGTAGGGTGTGCGCTTATTTTCCTGGTGGTGCTGGCTTTCCTGATGGATTATCCGGTATTCAGAATTCCTGCGGGCGCAAGCGTAATGATCTTTTTCGCGTTCCTGATAGGCGTGGCAGGCGCCTATGCTTACCTGTTACAAAGCTGGGCAATTCCCATGGTGCTGGTGATGTTGTTCGGACTGAACTGGTTGGTAACGCATGACCTGATTGATAACCGTAACAAGGCTTATGGACTTGATTATGGTGAAAGGAAGGCAAGGCCCGAATATAGTGTAACGGCGTTGCAGCAATTCTTTACATGGGAGCGGGCGGAGCAGGATAAGCAACAAACGCTGAAGATCCTGGAGAACTGGAAGGCGAAGTACAAAGGCCCCGGGAAACCTAAGATGGTAATTATCAATTTCAGTGGAGGCGGTTTACGGGCGGCCACCTGGAGCATGAATGTTTTGCAGCGGCTGGACCTTATGATGAAAGGACAACTGATGAACAATACATTCCTGATGACGGGGGCTTCCGGTGGTATGATGGGCGCATCGTATTTCAGGGCCCTGTATATGGAGAAGCAGAAAGGACGCCCCGTTAATATACAGGATAGTGCTTATACAGAACGCATTTCCCGCGACCTGCTGAACTGTGTGTTTACCTCCCTGGCGGTGAACGATTTTATCACACCGTTCCGTTCATTCAAAATAGGCGACAACCGTTATGCAAAAGACAGGGGCTTTGCTTTTGAACTGCAACTGAACAGTAACACCGGAAACGCACTGTCCGGCACTATCAACGATTACCGGGAACCGGAGCAGAAAGCGCAGATACCTATGTTGATCTGGAACGCTACGATCAACGCCGATGGGCGTCGCCTGATCATTTCCCCTCAACCGGTCAGCTACCTTTGTGCACCGGAGTATTCGCCCGAAATAAGAAACGTGCGGGATGTAGATGGCGTGGACTTCACACAGTACTTTGCCAGCCAGGGAGCGGCAGACCTGCGTATTACCAGTGCTATCAGGATGTGTGCTACATTCCCATATGTATTGCCTAATGTATTTTTGCCCAGCAGGCCTATTGTGGATGTAATGGATGCGGGTATCAGGGATAATTTCGGGCAGGAGTCGTCCATGCGTTTCCTGCATACATTCCGCAACTGGGTCAATGACAATACGGATGGTATTGTTTACATCCAGGTAAGAGATACCCGTAAGAATGATATTAAGTCTATCAAACAGTCCATGAAGCTGAACGATATGATGTTTGACCCCTTATTCACCATGCAGGCACATTGGAGCGCTATGCAGGATTTTGTGCAGGATAACGAGCTGACTTACCTGGAGGGCTATTTCCCGGGAAAGTTCCACCGTGTCATCTTCCAGTATGTGCCCCAGAAAGAGGATAAAGCGGCGGCATTAAGCTGGCACCTGACATCCCGTGAAAAGATCGACATTGCCGGTGCGCTGGACAATCCTACTAACCAGGCATCGTTCGACAGTGTAATGAATATTGTTGGCCGTCCCATGCTGACGGAGGGGACTCACTAA
- a CDS encoding alpha-ketoglutarate-dependent dioxygenase AlkB family protein — protein sequence MLDAQPLCIFVVMEPQIPLFNDPAGQHITLKDGELVYYPQFFSLQEATSYLQVLTERIPWQQERMKMYGKEVLFPRLMAWYGDAGSNYAFSGNTYTPQAWTEELLQIKERIEPEAGVRFNSVLLNRYRNGKDSMGWHADDEPELGLNPVIASVNLGASRRFMLRHPQAGLKYELDLQHGSLLIMKGALQHHWQHQVPKTTKVSGERINLTFRVIQRVR from the coding sequence ATGTTAGATGCGCAGCCCCTTTGTATCTTTGTAGTGATGGAGCCGCAAATACCATTATTCAACGATCCCGCCGGTCAGCATATTACCCTGAAAGATGGTGAACTGGTTTACTATCCGCAGTTCTTTTCCCTGCAGGAGGCTACATCATATCTGCAGGTATTAACAGAAAGGATCCCGTGGCAGCAGGAGCGTATGAAGATGTATGGCAAAGAAGTGTTGTTTCCCCGTCTGATGGCATGGTATGGAGATGCCGGCAGCAATTATGCTTTTTCCGGTAATACCTATACGCCGCAGGCCTGGACAGAAGAGCTGTTACAGATAAAAGAGCGGATAGAGCCCGAAGCAGGCGTACGTTTTAACAGCGTATTGCTGAACCGTTACCGTAACGGGAAAGATTCCATGGGATGGCATGCGGATGATGAGCCGGAGCTGGGCCTGAACCCGGTTATTGCTTCCGTTAACCTTGGCGCTTCCCGTCGTTTTATGCTGCGCCATCCGCAGGCAGGGTTAAAATATGAGCTGGACCTGCAGCATGGTTCATTGCTGATCATGAAAGGCGCCCTGCAGCATCACTGGCAACACCAGGTGCCGAAAACAACCAAAGTATCAGGAGAGCGAATTAATCTCACATTCAGGGTGATACAGAGAGTGCGATAG
- the typA gene encoding translational GTPase TypA, translating into MNIRNIAIIAHVDHGKTTLVDKILHHTNVFRANQETGELIMDNNDLEKERGITILSKNVSVEYNGVKINVIDTPGHADFGGEVERVLKMADGVILLVDAFEGPMPQTRFVLQKALQLNLKPIVVINKVDKANCRPDEVHDAVFELFFNLDATEEQLNFPTYYGSGKNGWFNDSLAQCEDITPLLDGILKHVPEPKIPEGNLQLQITSLDYSTFLGRIAVGRVARGSIKEGQPISLVQADGSIKKSRVRELYIFEALGKKKVTEVEAGDICAVVGLEDFNIGDTIADFDAPEALPVISVDEPTMNMLFSINNSPFFGKDGKFVTSRHLRDRLVKETEKNLALRVVDTDSADSFLVYGRGILHLGVLIETMRREGFELTVGQPQVILKNIDGKKCEPYETLVVDVPQEFASKVIDLVTRRKGEMLIMETKGEMQHLEFEIPSRGLIGLRTQMLTNTAGEAVMAHRFNDYKAWKGAIPGRNNGVLIAKEAGTTTAYSLDKLQDRGFFFVDPGEEVYKGMIIGENNKPGDLVVNPNEGKKLTNMRASGSDAATSIAPKTLMTLEECMEYIQHDECIEVTPNHIRMRKVYLDEEDRKRLSKVMKADA; encoded by the coding sequence ATGAATATCCGTAACATAGCAATCATTGCGCACGTAGACCACGGTAAAACTACCCTGGTTGATAAAATCCTGCATCACACCAATGTTTTCAGGGCAAACCAGGAAACAGGTGAGTTGATCATGGACAATAACGACCTGGAAAAGGAACGTGGTATCACCATCCTGAGTAAAAACGTTTCCGTTGAATACAATGGGGTGAAAATCAACGTGATCGATACTCCAGGCCACGCCGACTTCGGAGGAGAAGTGGAAAGGGTGTTGAAAATGGCAGACGGTGTGATCCTGCTGGTAGACGCCTTTGAAGGGCCGATGCCACAGACCCGTTTCGTACTGCAAAAAGCGCTGCAGCTGAACCTGAAGCCTATTGTGGTAATCAACAAAGTTGACAAGGCGAACTGCCGTCCTGACGAGGTGCATGATGCGGTATTCGAACTGTTCTTCAACCTGGATGCAACAGAAGAGCAGCTGAACTTCCCAACCTATTATGGTTCCGGTAAGAATGGCTGGTTTAACGATTCATTGGCTCAATGTGAAGATATTACTCCGCTGCTGGATGGTATCCTGAAGCACGTACCGGAACCAAAGATCCCGGAAGGTAACCTGCAGCTGCAGATCACTTCCCTGGATTACTCTACCTTCCTGGGCCGTATTGCCGTAGGTCGTGTAGCGCGTGGTTCTATTAAAGAAGGTCAGCCTATCTCCCTGGTGCAGGCAGATGGTTCCATCAAAAAATCCCGCGTACGTGAACTGTACATCTTTGAAGCGCTGGGTAAAAAGAAAGTGACTGAAGTTGAAGCTGGTGATATCTGTGCTGTTGTAGGTCTGGAAGATTTCAATATTGGTGACACTATCGCTGACTTCGATGCTCCTGAAGCATTGCCTGTAATCAGCGTGGACGAGCCAACCATGAATATGCTGTTCAGCATCAACAACTCTCCGTTCTTTGGTAAGGATGGTAAGTTCGTTACCTCCCGTCACCTGCGTGACCGTCTGGTAAAAGAAACTGAAAAGAACCTGGCACTGCGCGTAGTTGATACAGACAGCGCTGATAGCTTCCTGGTTTATGGCCGTGGTATCCTGCACTTAGGTGTATTGATCGAAACTATGCGTCGTGAAGGATTTGAGTTGACCGTAGGTCAGCCTCAGGTAATCCTGAAAAATATAGATGGCAAAAAATGTGAACCATACGAAACACTGGTAGTAGACGTTCCACAGGAATTTGCAAGTAAAGTGATCGACCTGGTAACCCGTCGTAAGGGTGAAATGCTGATCATGGAAACCAAGGGTGAAATGCAGCACCTGGAATTCGAAATTCCTTCCCGCGGTCTGATCGGTCTGCGTACGCAGATGCTGACCAACACTGCTGGTGAGGCTGTAATGGCACACCGCTTCAACGATTATAAAGCATGGAAGGGTGCTATCCCTGGCCGTAACAACGGTGTGCTGATCGCTAAGGAAGCTGGTACAACAACCGCATACTCCCTGGATAAACTGCAGGACAGAGGTTTCTTCTTCGTAGATCCGGGAGAAGAAGTGTACAAAGGCATGATCATCGGTGAGAACAACAAACCTGGCGACCTGGTAGTGAACCCGAATGAAGGTAAGAAGCTGACCAACATGCGTGCAAGTGGTAGTGATGCTGCAACCAGCATTGCGCCTAAGACCCTGATGACACTGGAAGAGTGTATGGAGTACATCCAGCACGATGAGTGTATCGAGGTAACGCCAAACCACATCCGTATGCGTAAAGTATACCTGGATGAGGAAGACAGAAAGAGACTTTCTAAAGTAATGAAAGCAGACGCATAA